The following are encoded in a window of Lacinutrix sp. WUR7 genomic DNA:
- a CDS encoding tetratricopeptide repeat protein, with protein sequence MKRILPLLIALFVFQWSFSQQEKQIDSVETLLFAINNDSLKLEKLKEVTKTYRSANSEIHLHFIKIYLQASEASNSTINKARALRELSEYYSDVKKLDSALLNFDQAIALYRSINDDYGVAIIKNSKAMVLQEKGDYTNALKTFKEVVAYLEKDEDKYTNALWLKMNIGALYAEINEFDKAIDYYLEVYNDPKAQENNSIIGRICINLTNSYRQKKEFKKALSFALEAEKKVTRPRSLAGLKSSLGALYSYMDNNEKAHNYYLQALDLYTSLSLKSKVIDMNHNIAYNFLRWEKYEDAERYFLKAHDSMKKNDNINSLKKSFKGLYELYYAKKDYKKAFDYYNKHQNIKDSIHGIEKLNAIADIEIKYETEKTKREKEKAEQQVVISKLESQKNRNLFLGVLVIAGLILLASVFYFSRLKAKKKAELVTIELKETQKRLAIEKQYRDSELKALKAQMNPHFIFNALNSIQDYIVLNKKNLASDYLGKFADLIRNYLHFSDTGFISIPEEVHNLNLYLQLEKLRFEEKLEYVFEVDEAANLDEIHIPTMLIQPYVENALKHGLLHKKDNRKLKISIGKPINKTIECSIEDNGIGREKSKEITSKRESHHKSFALKATTERLDLLNYGREKKIGVAIIDLYENNHATGTKVILKIPILKQ encoded by the coding sequence ATGAAAAGAATACTACCACTGCTTATAGCATTATTTGTTTTTCAATGGAGTTTTTCACAACAAGAGAAACAAATTGATAGCGTAGAAACACTATTGTTTGCCATTAATAATGATAGTTTAAAACTAGAGAAATTAAAAGAAGTAACAAAGACGTATAGAAGTGCAAATTCTGAGATTCATTTACATTTCATAAAAATATATTTACAAGCAAGCGAAGCTTCCAACAGTACTATAAATAAAGCAAGAGCATTAAGAGAACTATCTGAATATTATAGCGATGTAAAAAAGCTCGATTCGGCGTTGTTAAATTTTGATCAAGCAATTGCGCTGTATAGGTCCATTAACGACGACTATGGAGTTGCTATTATTAAAAATAGCAAGGCCATGGTGCTTCAAGAAAAAGGAGATTATACCAATGCGTTAAAAACTTTTAAGGAAGTCGTTGCATATCTAGAAAAAGATGAAGACAAATATACAAATGCGTTGTGGCTTAAAATGAATATTGGCGCATTATATGCTGAAATTAATGAATTTGATAAAGCTATAGACTATTATCTGGAAGTTTATAACGACCCAAAAGCACAAGAAAATAATAGTATAATAGGTAGAATATGTATTAATTTAACAAATAGCTACAGGCAAAAAAAGGAATTTAAAAAAGCATTATCCTTTGCTTTAGAAGCTGAGAAAAAGGTAACACGACCTAGAAGTCTAGCGGGGTTAAAATCTAGTTTAGGAGCATTGTATTCTTATATGGATAACAATGAGAAAGCACATAATTATTACCTACAAGCATTAGATTTATATACTTCGTTAAGTCTTAAAAGTAAAGTTATAGATATGAATCATAATATTGCTTACAACTTTTTACGTTGGGAAAAATATGAGGATGCTGAGCGTTATTTTTTAAAGGCTCATGATAGCATGAAAAAAAACGATAATATTAATTCCCTTAAAAAAAGTTTTAAAGGACTCTATGAATTGTATTATGCAAAAAAAGATTACAAAAAAGCGTTTGATTATTATAATAAACACCAAAATATAAAGGACTCTATTCATGGTATAGAAAAGCTTAATGCTATTGCGGATATTGAAATAAAATACGAAACCGAAAAAACAAAACGCGAAAAAGAAAAAGCAGAACAGCAAGTGGTTATTTCAAAACTAGAAAGTCAGAAAAATAGAAACTTGTTTCTAGGGGTTTTAGTTATTGCAGGCTTAATATTGCTAGCATCGGTATTTTACTTTAGTCGATTGAAAGCAAAAAAGAAAGCCGAATTAGTAACCATAGAACTTAAGGAAACACAGAAACGTTTAGCCATTGAAAAGCAATATAGAGATTCCGAATTAAAAGCATTGAAAGCACAAATGAATCCGCATTTTATATTTAATGCCTTAAACTCTATTCAGGATTATATTGTTTTAAATAAGAAAAATCTAGCCAGTGATTACTTAGGGAAATTTGCCGATTTAATTCGTAATTATCTTCATTTTAGCGATACTGGATTTATTTCCATTCCAGAGGAAGTTCATAATTTAAACCTCTATTTGCAATTAGAAAAATTACGTTTCGAAGAAAAACTAGAATATGTTTTTGAAGTAGATGAAGCAGCTAATTTAGATGAGATACATATTCCAACCATGCTAATTCAACCGTATGTAGAAAATGCTTTAAAACATGGTTTATTGCATAAAAAAGATAATAGAAAACTGAAGATTTCCATAGGGAAGCCTATTAATAAAACTATAGAATGTAGTATTGAAGATAATGGAATAGGAAGAGAAAAGTCTAAAGAAATTACTAGTAAAAGAGAATCACATCACAAATCTTTTGCCTTAAAAGCAACGACAGAGCGTTTAGATTTATTAAATTATGGTCGTGAAAAAAAGATAGGCGTTGCTATTATCGACTTGTACGAAAATAATCATGCTACTGGAACAAAAGTTATTTTAAAAATACCAATTCTAAAACAATAG
- a CDS encoding FAD:protein FMN transferase yields MKKYLGLLLIATVFFACKQEPINTKLSGAVFGTSYSIIYDAETNYQKQIDSLYYVINKSMSTYQTNSDISKLNRNESNSVDTHFEKVLATSKQIYKETEGVFDPTIGTIVNALGFGPEKRIERLDSLKIDSLMQFVGLDKVRIADGTVIKKHKNTFIDFNAIAKGYGVDVIADFLESKKVNNYLVEIGGEIRSKGINIERNSAWTVGIDKPNFEGTQSVLEAISLHEAAMATSGTYRKFKIDENGNRYAHILDAKTGYPSKSNILSVSVITSNCMTADAYATAFQAMGIDKTKHFLKRHPELKAFIIFENNKQELETLNLNGFPEA; encoded by the coding sequence ATGAAGAAATATCTAGGTCTACTTTTAATCGCAACAGTATTTTTTGCTTGTAAGCAAGAGCCTATAAATACGAAGCTTTCTGGTGCTGTTTTCGGAACCAGTTATTCCATAATTTATGATGCGGAAACCAATTACCAAAAGCAAATAGATAGTTTGTATTATGTGATTAATAAATCGATGTCTACCTATCAAACCAATTCCGATATTTCTAAGTTAAATAGAAACGAAAGCAATTCCGTAGATACACATTTTGAAAAAGTATTAGCAACTTCCAAACAAATTTATAAGGAAACCGAAGGTGTTTTCGACCCTACTATTGGAACTATTGTAAACGCTTTAGGATTTGGTCCAGAAAAGAGAATCGAACGTTTAGATAGTCTTAAAATTGATAGCTTAATGCAATTTGTAGGATTAGATAAAGTGCGTATTGCAGATGGAACAGTCATTAAAAAACACAAAAATACATTTATCGATTTTAATGCCATTGCAAAAGGATATGGCGTAGATGTGATTGCAGATTTTTTGGAAAGTAAAAAAGTGAATAATTATTTAGTCGAAATTGGCGGTGAAATACGTTCTAAAGGAATTAATATAGAAAGAAATTCTGCATGGACCGTTGGTATAGACAAACCTAATTTTGAAGGAACGCAATCAGTTTTAGAAGCAATTTCATTGCATGAAGCAGCAATGGCAACTTCAGGAACCTATAGAAAGTTTAAAATAGATGAAAACGGAAATCGCTATGCACATATTTTAGATGCTAAAACAGGATATCCAAGTAAATCAAACATCTTAAGTGTTTCTGTAATTACTTCCAATTGCATGACAGCTGATGCTTATGCAACCGCATTTCAAGCGATGGGAATTGACAAAACGAAGCACTTCTTAAAAAGACATCCAGAATTAAAAGCCTTTATTATTTTTGAAAATAATAAGCAAGAGCTAGAAACCTTAAACCTCAACGGATTTCCAGAAGCATAA
- a CDS encoding Na(+)-translocating NADH-quinone reductase subunit F translates to MSKPLSKQELHNLAMNHVGKDLEQRGFEFVAINSKLTKHPQFVCIDKNSQYFFVIVRAVLLPENPNNYDVIWMESFKKHATEKDAKVLYAGVGLGNPNGEELPVYLNQEYLIEYNGIQVMETNLN, encoded by the coding sequence ATGAGTAAACCACTTTCAAAACAAGAATTACATAACTTAGCGATGAACCATGTTGGTAAAGATTTAGAACAGCGTGGTTTTGAATTTGTAGCTATAAATAGTAAGCTAACAAAACATCCGCAATTTGTCTGTATAGATAAAAATAGCCAATACTTTTTTGTAATCGTTCGCGCAGTATTACTTCCTGAAAACCCAAATAATTATGATGTAATTTGGATGGAATCCTTTAAAAAACATGCTACCGAAAAAGATGCTAAAGTATTATATGCCGGTGTTGGTCTTGGGAATCCTAATGGCGAAGAATTGCCAGTATATTTAAATCAAGAATATCTAATTGAATATAATGGTATTCAAGTAATGGAAACAAATTTAAATTGA
- a CDS encoding T9SS-dependent choice-of-anchor J family protein: MKKGYFKKGWFYFMFLAVLGLQAQTKSVQNQRVNANERLQLNDENQRFFDEHGVVRCATVEAHELRMQNNPAVKSMDAFENWMAPLVEAKKARMIQDAISGSANRVVYNIPIIFHVITGAAGDAYDIDAVYINAQIDQLNIDFNNMAGSTHPAAYSADINFIPAQVDPSGNPLAEPGIHRVYGYSGAQSTGTMDGGVKQATIWDRSKYANIWTANLSGGLLGYAQFPSNSTLPGLDTDGGSVQTDGVVCLYSTIGSVATPYPGGAPYNLGRTLTHEVGHWIGLRHIWGDTSSCSNDDYCADTPDASGSNGGCPTVDSCPADGLGNDMVENYMDYTNDACMDIFTFDQVARIMTVIENADDFDLLVASTAGNSSPVIAFATPDVTQLEGTSCTTRDIDIAVNIGLEASANATVTFSASGSATNMVDFEIVTPTVTFAAGVLDSQTLTIRVYEDGFNEGDEDIVVNMTLNANGGDAELATNGNETLTLTLTDDDIVPGGTFLETVFSDGFETYADFEIGNIGDWTMLDGDGDPTYNSDNFDFTNEGYTGTFIVYNASATTPSSVGSGWDPHNGDKAYYCFNESATPWENDDYIFTPLISLNGTGSELKYWAKGLTDNYNGGERYQVGVSTTDTNPTSFTYLTADPYAQPSLDWAEYTLDLSAYDGQDVYLTFHVVSSDEFVFMLDDVSVTTNATTAVQIDVNTASSAQMNINGTGTVYAYDSASDNIIAKIDNNDTFDYGCTDISVMRAGTGAQILESATSSNFVADKAYKVTTENANVSGDVTNTFYFTQDEILGWESATGRDRSDVVIFREVDGDFIESVAAVIGSYGSDITLEGTFTGANGNYYFGPSEALSIGENSFETFALYPNPSNGEINVKLSTSQNVNVTLYDVRGRKVFANSYNNSNATFNKSINLETVSAGLYLIQFESGSKKTTKKLVIK, from the coding sequence ATGAAGAAAGGTTACTTTAAAAAAGGATGGTTTTATTTTATGTTTTTAGCAGTTTTGGGCCTTCAGGCACAAACTAAATCTGTTCAAAATCAAAGAGTAAATGCAAATGAAAGGTTACAATTAAATGATGAAAATCAAAGATTTTTTGATGAACATGGCGTTGTACGTTGTGCTACTGTTGAAGCACATGAATTAAGAATGCAGAATAATCCAGCAGTCAAATCTATGGATGCATTTGAAAATTGGATGGCACCTCTTGTAGAAGCTAAAAAAGCTAGAATGATACAAGATGCTATTAGTGGATCTGCAAATAGAGTTGTGTATAATATTCCTATTATATTTCATGTAATTACAGGTGCAGCAGGAGATGCTTATGATATTGATGCTGTATATATAAATGCACAAATAGATCAACTTAATATTGACTTTAATAATATGGCAGGAAGTACGCATCCTGCAGCTTATTCAGCAGATATTAATTTTATACCAGCGCAAGTAGATCCAAGTGGGAACCCACTTGCAGAACCAGGAATTCATAGAGTATATGGATATTCTGGAGCACAGTCTACAGGTACTATGGATGGCGGCGTTAAACAAGCTACAATTTGGGATCGTTCAAAATACGCAAATATCTGGACAGCTAACCTTTCTGGCGGATTATTAGGATACGCACAGTTTCCTTCTAATTCTACGCTACCTGGTTTAGATACAGATGGAGGTTCTGTGCAAACAGATGGAGTGGTGTGTTTATATTCAACTATTGGTTCTGTTGCTACACCATACCCTGGTGGGGCTCCTTATAATTTAGGACGTACTTTAACTCATGAGGTTGGTCACTGGATTGGTTTACGCCATATCTGGGGAGATACATCTTCTTGTTCAAATGATGATTATTGTGCAGATACACCAGATGCTTCTGGATCTAATGGTGGATGTCCAACAGTAGATAGTTGTCCTGCAGATGGATTAGGAAATGATATGGTGGAAAACTATATGGATTACACGAATGATGCTTGTATGGATATCTTTACTTTTGATCAAGTTGCTCGTATAATGACTGTAATAGAAAATGCAGATGATTTTGATTTACTTGTCGCATCTACTGCTGGTAATAGTTCTCCAGTTATAGCTTTTGCAACACCAGATGTAACTCAATTAGAAGGCACAAGTTGTACTACTAGAGATATAGATATTGCTGTTAATATTGGTTTAGAAGCTTCTGCTAATGCAACAGTTACTTTTTCTGCTTCCGGTTCTGCAACAAATATGGTGGATTTTGAAATAGTAACGCCTACTGTAACTTTTGCTGCTGGTGTTTTAGATAGTCAAACTTTAACTATTAGAGTTTATGAAGATGGTTTTAATGAAGGTGATGAAGATATTGTTGTAAATATGACATTAAATGCTAATGGAGGTGACGCCGAATTAGCAACAAATGGAAATGAAACGTTAACATTAACCTTAACAGATGATGATATTGTTCCAGGTGGTACTTTCCTAGAAACTGTGTTTAGTGATGGATTTGAAACCTATGCCGATTTTGAAATTGGTAATATAGGAGATTGGACAATGCTAGATGGAGATGGTGACCCTACTTATAATTCCGATAATTTTGATTTTACTAATGAAGGATATACGGGTACATTCATTGTATATAATGCAAGTGCAACAACGCCATCTTCTGTTGGTTCTGGTTGGGATCCACATAATGGAGATAAAGCATATTACTGCTTTAATGAATCTGCAACTCCTTGGGAAAATGACGATTATATCTTTACTCCTTTAATTTCATTAAATGGTACAGGAAGTGAATTAAAATATTGGGCTAAAGGTTTAACAGATAACTATAATGGAGGAGAACGTTATCAAGTTGGAGTTTCAACTACAGATACCAACCCTACTAGTTTTACTTATTTAACAGCTGATCCTTATGCACAGCCTTCATTAGACTGGGCGGAATATACTTTAGATTTGTCTGCTTATGATGGACAAGATGTTTATTTAACTTTCCATGTGGTTTCTTCAGATGAGTTTGTGTTTATGTTAGATGATGTTTCTGTTACTACAAATGCTACAACAGCAGTGCAAATAGATGTGAATACAGCTTCTTCTGCACAAATGAACATTAACGGAACGGGAACTGTTTATGCTTATGATAGCGCTTCAGACAATATTATAGCGAAAATAGATAATAATGATACATTCGACTATGGATGTACAGATATTTCTGTAATGAGAGCTGGTACTGGAGCTCAAATTTTAGAAAGCGCAACTTCCTCAAATTTTGTTGCAGATAAAGCATATAAAGTGACAACAGAAAATGCTAATGTTTCTGGAGATGTGACGAATACGTTTTATTTTACCCAAGATGAAATATTAGGATGGGAATCTGCTACAGGTAGAGATCGTTCCGATGTAGTCATCTTTAGAGAAGTAGATGGAGATTTTATAGAATCTGTTGCAGCTGTAATAGGAAGTTATGGAAGTGATATTACTTTAGAAGGAACTTTCACAGGAGCAAATGGAAATTATTATTTTGGTCCTTCAGAAGCTTTAAGTATTGGTGAAAATAGTTTTGAAACATTTGCTTTATATCCTAACCCATCTAATGGTGAAATTAACGTTAAGTTAAGTACAAGTCAAAATGTTAATGTGACATTATATGATGTTAGAGGAAGAAAAGTTTTTGCTAATAGTTATAATAATAGTAATGCAACTTTTAACAAATCCATTAATTTAGAAACCGTTTCAGCTGGATTATATTTAATACAGTTTGAAAGTGGAAGCAAGAAAACAACTAAAAAATTAGTGATTAAATAA
- the nqrF gene encoding NADH:ubiquinone reductase (Na(+)-transporting) subunit F, producing MILAASTLGTIIATVAAFLLVTLVLVSLLLFVKQKLSPSGPVKITINGEREIEVSSGDSLLSTLGAQKIFLPSACGGGGTCIQCECHVLSGGGEALPTETPHFSRKELADGARLSCQVKVKQDMEITIPEEVFGIKKWEATVVSNYNVATFIKEFVVEIPEDMNYKAGGYIQIEIPSCEIKYADMDVTAHPQDHPGEPDKFKPDWEKFGLWPLVMKNNELVERAYSMASYPAEGRKIMLNVRVATPPFDRAKGGWMDVNPGVASSYIFNQKVGDKVTISGPYGEFFINESDAEMLYVGGGAGMAPMRSHLYQLFRTIKTGRKVTYWYGGRSKAELFYIHYFRALEKDFPNFKFFIALSDPTEADNWQLKKDINDENGDGFTGFIHQVVIDQYLSKHESPEDIELYFCGPPLMNQAVQKMGEDFGIDDENIRFDDFGG from the coding sequence ATGATATTAGCAGCAAGCACATTAGGAACCATAATAGCAACCGTAGCAGCTTTTTTACTAGTAACTTTAGTATTAGTATCTCTGTTGTTATTTGTAAAGCAGAAATTATCTCCATCGGGTCCTGTAAAAATTACCATTAATGGAGAGCGTGAAATTGAAGTAAGTTCTGGAGACAGTTTACTATCAACTTTAGGAGCACAAAAAATATTCTTACCATCAGCATGTGGTGGAGGTGGAACATGTATACAATGTGAATGTCACGTACTTTCTGGTGGTGGTGAAGCATTACCTACAGAAACACCTCATTTTTCTAGAAAAGAATTAGCAGATGGTGCACGTTTATCTTGTCAGGTAAAAGTGAAACAAGATATGGAAATTACAATTCCAGAAGAAGTTTTCGGAATTAAAAAATGGGAAGCAACGGTAGTTTCAAACTATAACGTAGCAACATTTATTAAAGAATTTGTAGTGGAAATCCCTGAAGATATGAACTACAAAGCTGGAGGATATATTCAAATTGAAATCCCTAGTTGTGAAATAAAATATGCAGACATGGATGTTACTGCACATCCGCAAGATCACCCAGGAGAGCCAGACAAATTTAAACCAGATTGGGAAAAGTTTGGTTTATGGCCTTTAGTTATGAAAAATAACGAACTTGTGGAAAGAGCATATTCTATGGCTTCTTATCCTGCAGAAGGTAGAAAAATTATGTTGAATGTACGTGTTGCAACACCTCCTTTCGATCGCGCCAAAGGTGGATGGATGGATGTAAATCCAGGTGTAGCATCTTCTTATATTTTCAATCAAAAAGTTGGGGATAAAGTAACGATCTCTGGACCTTATGGTGAATTCTTTATTAATGAATCCGATGCAGAAATGTTATATGTTGGTGGTGGAGCAGGAATGGCACCTATGCGTTCTCATTTATACCAACTGTTTAGAACCATTAAAACAGGGAGAAAAGTAACATATTGGTATGGAGGACGTTCTAAAGCAGAATTATTCTACATCCATTACTTTAGAGCATTAGAAAAAGATTTCCCGAACTTTAAATTCTTTATTGCATTATCAGATCCTACGGAAGCAGATAACTGGCAACTTAAAAAGGATATTAATGATGAAAATGGAGATGGATTTACAGGGTTTATACATCAAGTAGTTATCGACCAATATTTATCGAAACATGAGTCTCCAGAAGATATCGAATTATATTTCTGTGGACCACCATTAATGAATCAAGCGGTTCAAAAAATGGGAGAGGATTTCGGAATAGATGATGAGAATATCCGTTTTGATGACTTTGGAGGATAG
- the nqrE gene encoding NADH:ubiquinone reductase (Na(+)-transporting) subunit E gives MEYLELFLKSIFIDNMVFSVFLGMCSYLAVSKKVSTAVGLGAAVIFVLAITVPLNWLLDQYVLQPGALKWLGAEYADYDLSFLSFIMFIATIATMVQLVEIVVEKFSPSLYNSLGIFLPLIAVNCAILGGSLFMQSREIPTLGLATVYGVGSGIGWFLAILAIAAIREKIRYSNVPPALRGLGITFIITGLMAIGFMSFGGMLTGGDEEETKEDKTVQVETVDKESSKELANNITINE, from the coding sequence ATGGAATATTTAGAATTATTTTTAAAATCGATATTTATAGATAACATGGTGTTTTCCGTATTCTTAGGAATGTGTTCATACCTTGCAGTATCTAAAAAAGTAAGTACAGCAGTTGGTTTAGGAGCTGCAGTAATCTTTGTATTAGCAATTACAGTACCTTTAAACTGGTTGTTAGATCAGTATGTATTACAACCAGGAGCTTTAAAATGGTTAGGTGCAGAATATGCAGATTACGATTTAAGTTTCCTTTCTTTTATCATGTTTATTGCAACGATTGCAACCATGGTGCAATTAGTGGAAATCGTGGTGGAGAAATTTTCACCTTCATTATATAATTCACTTGGTATTTTCTTACCATTAATTGCTGTAAACTGTGCCATTTTAGGTGGTTCTTTATTCATGCAATCTCGTGAGATTCCAACTTTAGGATTAGCAACTGTTTATGGTGTTGGTTCTGGAATAGGTTGGTTTTTAGCAATTTTAGCAATTGCAGCTATTCGTGAAAAAATCAGATATTCTAACGTGCCTCCAGCACTAAGAGGATTAGGAATTACATTTATCATTACTGGTTTAATGGCAATTGGTTTTATGAGCTTTGGTGGAATGTTAACTGGTGGAGATGAAGAAGAAACAAAAGAAGATAAAACAGTGCAAGTAGAAACTGTAGATAAAGAAAGCTCTAAGGAGTTAGCTAACAACATAACAATAAACGAGTAA
- a CDS encoding NADH:ubiquinone reductase (Na(+)-transporting) subunit D, whose amino-acid sequence MGLLSKKDAALITDPLADNNPITIQVLGICSALAITAELEAAIVMSVSVLFVLAIGNVVISLMRNIIPSKIRIIVQLIVVAALVIIVDQVLKAFAYELSKTLSVFVGLIITNCIIMGRFEAFALANKPWRSFLDGIGNALGYGVILIIVAFFRELLGAGTLLGIPVLGDPIEKTGLYALGYENNGFMIMPPMALIVVGIIIWVQRSRNKALIED is encoded by the coding sequence ATGGGACTTTTATCAAAAAAAGACGCAGCATTAATTACAGATCCATTAGCAGATAATAACCCAATTACTATTCAAGTACTTGGTATATGTTCTGCACTAGCAATTACTGCAGAATTGGAAGCAGCAATTGTAATGTCTGTTTCTGTATTATTTGTATTAGCTATAGGTAACGTCGTTATCTCTTTAATGCGAAACATTATACCTTCAAAAATTAGAATTATTGTACAACTAATTGTAGTTGCTGCTTTAGTAATTATAGTAGATCAAGTACTAAAAGCTTTTGCTTATGAGTTAAGTAAAACACTTTCTGTATTTGTCGGATTAATTATAACCAACTGTATCATTATGGGACGTTTTGAAGCTTTCGCTTTAGCAAACAAACCATGGCGTTCTTTTCTTGACGGAATTGGAAATGCTTTAGGATACGGTGTGATTTTAATTATTGTAGCATTCTTTAGAGAGCTTTTAGGAGCTGGAACTTTACTAGGTATTCCTGTATTAGGAGATCCTATTGAAAAAACAGGATTATACGCTTTAGGTTACGAAAATAATGGTTTTATGATTATGCCTCCAATGGCATTAATTGTTGTTGGAATTATTATTTGGGTACAACGTAGTAGAAACAAAGCATTAATAGAAGATTAA
- a CDS encoding Na(+)-translocating NADH-quinone reductase subunit C, with protein sequence MEKRTDKNSYTILFAIAMVIVVGGLLAFTASALRPKIDNNERLEKQQNILYAMGVNENEGNSAIFVSTKKAPELFKQYIKKQLVIEGDKVSEDDNAYLIDVKKQQTSAKAGNIRKLPLFVGEKDGQTYYIAPIRGKGLWDAVWAYIAMDEDMVVQGAYFDHKGETAGLGANIKQRFFMDDFIGEHLKSNGSFKGINISKSNNDPKNEDKTDNEVDAIAGATITGDGVAAMIKSELKQYVPYFENLKKN encoded by the coding sequence ATGGAAAAAAGAACAGATAAAAACTCATATACTATCCTTTTTGCCATAGCAATGGTAATTGTAGTAGGAGGTTTGCTAGCTTTTACAGCTTCAGCATTAAGACCAAAAATCGATAATAACGAAAGACTAGAGAAGCAGCAAAATATATTGTATGCGATGGGAGTAAATGAAAATGAAGGGAATTCTGCCATTTTTGTTTCTACCAAAAAAGCTCCGGAATTGTTTAAACAGTATATCAAAAAACAATTAGTAATTGAAGGAGATAAAGTATCAGAAGATGACAACGCATATCTTATTGATGTGAAAAAACAACAAACAAGCGCTAAAGCTGGTAATATAAGAAAGCTTCCTTTATTTGTTGGAGAAAAAGATGGTCAAACATATTATATTGCTCCAATTAGAGGGAAAGGACTTTGGGATGCCGTTTGGGCTTATATTGCTATGGATGAAGACATGGTGGTACAAGGTGCTTATTTTGATCATAAAGGAGAAACAGCAGGTTTAGGTGCAAATATTAAACAACGTTTCTTTATGGATGACTTTATTGGAGAACACCTAAAGTCTAACGGAAGCTTTAAAGGAATTAATATTTCTAAAAGTAATAACGATCCTAAAAACGAAGATAAAACAGATAATGAGGTAGATGCAATAGCAGGTGCAACAATTACTGGAGACGGTGTTGCTGCCATGATAAAATCAGAACTGAAGCAATATGTACCTTATTTCGAAAACTTAAAAAAGAATTAA